A part of Corynebacterium mustelae genomic DNA contains:
- the yidC gene encoding membrane protein insertase YidC, translating into MLNFIYWPISAILWFWHKVVSLVLNPDSGLSWVLAIVLLTVTIRVLLVRPTIKQMRSMRKMQELQPRMQEIRNKYKNDQQKMLEESRKLQKEMGVNPIAGCLPILVQMPVFLGLFHVLRSFNRTGTGAGQLGLSIEQNRMTPNYIFSAEDVQSFLDARVFGIPLSAYIWMPEDMYQAFQPVDFDWLDITWVAAPLIIIIVVAIHMNARLSIERQKARIASGKQKPAGNDQMQMQMDMMNKMMLWFLPLTILATGVLWHIGLLFYMVSNNVWTFFQQRYVFAKMDAEEEAELQVKRDAKRATAPKPGQRPAGSKKRKKR; encoded by the coding sequence GTGCTCAACTTCATTTACTGGCCAATCTCGGCCATCTTGTGGTTCTGGCACAAGGTTGTAAGCCTTGTCCTCAACCCGGATTCCGGCCTGTCCTGGGTACTAGCCATCGTCCTACTCACCGTCACCATCCGTGTGCTACTGGTGCGGCCGACAATTAAGCAAATGCGGTCCATGCGCAAAATGCAAGAACTGCAGCCGCGCATGCAGGAGATTAGAAACAAGTACAAAAACGACCAGCAAAAAATGCTGGAAGAATCCCGAAAACTACAAAAAGAAATGGGTGTTAACCCCATAGCTGGATGTTTGCCCATTTTGGTGCAAATGCCAGTATTTTTGGGTCTGTTCCATGTGCTTCGCTCCTTCAACCGCACCGGTACCGGTGCTGGCCAATTAGGTTTGAGTATCGAGCAAAACCGAATGACCCCCAACTACATCTTCTCTGCAGAAGATGTACAGTCCTTCCTGGACGCCCGAGTCTTCGGCATTCCACTTTCGGCATATATCTGGATGCCGGAAGATATGTATCAAGCCTTCCAACCAGTCGATTTCGACTGGTTGGACATCACCTGGGTGGCCGCACCGCTTATTATCATCATCGTCGTGGCTATCCATATGAACGCTCGACTCAGCATCGAACGTCAAAAAGCCCGGATTGCCTCCGGCAAGCAAAAGCCCGCCGGAAATGACCAAATGCAGATGCAGATGGACATGATGAACAAGATGATGTTGTGGTTCCTACCGCTGACCATCTTGGCCACCGGTGTTTTGTGGCACATTGGTTTGTTGTTCTACATGGTGTCCAATAACGTGTGGACTTTCTTCCAGCAGCGCTACGTCTTTGCCAAGATGGATGCGGAAGAAGAAGCTGAACTACAAGTAAAGCGCGATGCGAAACGAGCCACCGCGCCGAAACCTGGCCAACGGCCAGCTGGTAGCAAAAAGCGTAAGAAGCGCTGA
- the yidD gene encoding membrane protein insertion efficiency factor YidD, translating into MARAFRYLVLGYQRYLSPLKSGPSCRFEPSCSAYALGVIEEYGAFWGLIKTLARLAKCGPWHPGGYDPVIPKSRSDTQWKN; encoded by the coding sequence ATCGCCCGGGCGTTTCGGTACCTAGTTCTTGGCTATCAACGATATCTCTCCCCGTTAAAATCCGGACCTAGTTGTCGGTTCGAACCCAGCTGTAGCGCTTACGCCTTAGGCGTTATCGAAGAATACGGCGCATTTTGGGGACTAATTAAAACCCTAGCCCGATTGGCGAAATGCGGACCGTGGCACCCTGGTGGCTATGATCCGGTTATCCCGAAATCGCGCAGCGATACCCAGTGGAAGAACTAA